The Longimicrobiales bacterium genome contains the following window.
GAACCGCACGAGCGGCGCGAGCCAGGGGCCATCTCCAAGTCCTCTCCTCCGTGAGTTCCACCGCAGTTGAAGAAGTGAACGAAGCACGGGGTGAACCCGTCTGGTACCAGCTCTACGCGACGTCCAATTGGAGCGTGACTCAGGACGTTGTAGCGAGGGTCCGTGAAGCGGGGTGCCCCACCATCGTACTCACGGTCGACTTACCCTCGGATAGCAATCGCCTGACTCAGGAACGATGGGCACGCATCGATGACCGGAACTGTGCCGGCTGTCACACAGAAGGAGGCCAAGCACCCCCAGTGAAGCCGATGTACCAAGGCACGTCCTCCCCACCCAGCGATTTGCGCACCCCCGCCATGACATGGGATTTCATTGGCCGGCTCCGGGAGATCACGGACCAACGCATCATCGTGAAAGGCCTGGTCACACACGAAGACGCCACGCTCGCCGTAGAACACGGCGTGGACGCCGTATGGGTCTCGAACCACGGGGGCAGATCCGAGGGTAGCGGCCGCGCGACGATCAACGCACTTCCCGAAATGGCGGAGGCCGTGGATGGCCGAGTACCCATCATCATGGACGGTGGAGTGAGACGCGGGACGGACGTGTTCAAGGCCCTCGCTCGAGGGGCGACCGCAGTGGCAGTTGGGCGCCCCTATTTGTGGGGCCTGGGGGCCTTCGGGCAGGCCGGCGTCGAACGTGTCCTAGAGATTCTCCAGAACGAACTCGAGGTCACCATGGGACTGGCTGGTACCGCGTCGATCGCAGATATCGGCCCTGCTTCCGTCGGAAAAGAGTAGGCGGTTTCGTATGCGAGCCG
Protein-coding sequences here:
- a CDS encoding alpha-hydroxy acid oxidase — protein: MSDTPHTEIRRRDFLRWLAASPLLPYLGGCDAFGTPDTIAQQGRSRTLDDLVMEAQKALDVFDMEKVAEAVMPPAHFGYIQTGVDGEETQRNNRAGFEDLYVRARRLIDVSKIDTSVNLFGREWRSPIVIAPAGSHRAFHEDAESGTARAARARGHLQVLSSVSSTAVEEVNEARGEPVWYQLYATSNWSVTQDVVARVREAGCPTIVLTVDLPSDSNRLTQERWARIDDRNCAGCHTEGGQAPPVKPMYQGTSSPPSDLRTPAMTWDFIGRLREITDQRIIVKGLVTHEDATLAVEHGVDAVWVSNHGGRSEGSGRATINALPEMAEAVDGRVPIIMDGGVRRGTDVFKALARGATAVAVGRPYLWGLGAFGQAGVERVLEILQNELEVTMGLAGTASIADIGPASVGKE